One window from the genome of Diospyros lotus cultivar Yz01 chromosome 11, ASM1463336v1, whole genome shotgun sequence encodes:
- the LOC127813360 gene encoding protein ROH1 — MRQAENQGSFLNRISIRRNQVASMEGCHDQELEDLDLFQKHVTDRFSDLLTPSTFSGESEGGMPPAEPLLSIAWFRRLLDTFLCCEAEFKAVLIMGRDPAQFSKPPLDRLIPDLLDRTVKALDVCNALTHGLDLVRHWLKLAQIAVAALESRPIGDGQVRRAKKALNTLLTSMTLDDKENHHGKQPERSWSFGRRVAAPNKDRTAGNFRSIYWSIAKSWSASKQIQAMLSNLVAPRGGEPTGLAQPVYIMSTVLVFVMWALVAAIPCQERSGLATHFPVPRQLAWAQPVISLQEKIGEEWKKKEKKGASGLLEEIQRMEKLSMSIVEFAENFQFPATETEELAAQVEELAEICERMEQGVVPLQQQVREVFHRIVRSRTEVLDVIDQVGKLSSPVPY; from the coding sequence ATGCGGCAGGCTGAAAACCAGGGCTCCTTCCTGAACCGGATCAGCATCCGCCGGAACCAGGTGGCGTCAATGGAAGGCTGCCACGACCAGGAGCTCGAAGACCTCGACCTCTTCCAAAAACACGTCACCGATCGCTTCTCCGATTTGCTTACCCCTTCTACCTTCTCAGGTGAAAGCGAGGGCGGAATGCCGCCTGCCGAGCCCCTCCTCTCCATCGCCTGGTTCCGCAGGCTCCTCGACACCTTCCTCTGCTGCGAGGCGGAGTTCAAGGCCGTCCTGATAATGGGCCGCGACCCGGCTCAGTTCTCCAAGCCTCCATTGGATCGGCTCATCCCCGACCTCCTCGACCGCACCGTCAAGGCCCTTGACGTCTGCAACGCCCTCACCCACGGCCTCGACCTCGTCCGCCACTGGCTCAAGCTGGCCCAGATCGCCGTCGCCGCCCTCGAGTCGCGCCCGATAGGCGACGGCCAGGTCCGGCGTGCCAAGAAGGCGCTCAACACGTTGCTCACCTCCATGACCCTGGATGACAAGGAGAACCACCACGGCAAGCAGCCGGAGCGCAGCTGGTCCTTCGGGAGGCGCGTCGCAGCCCCGAACAAGGACCGCACCGCCGGGAACTTCCGCTCCATCTACTGGAGCATCGCCAAATCGTGGTCGGCCTCCAAACAAATCCAAGCCATGCTGTCCAACCTCGTCGCTCCGCGTGGGGGCGAGCCGACAGGGCTGGCCCAGCCGGTCTACATAATGAGCACGGTCCTGGTTTTCGTGATGTGGGCTTTGGTGGCGGCGATTCCGTGCCAGGAACGCTCCGGCCTGGCGACCCATTTTCCCGTACCGAGGCAGCTGGCGTGGGCCCAGCCGGTGATCAGTTTGCAAGAAAAAATCGGGGAGgagtggaagaagaaggagaagaagggggCTTCGGGTCTGCTGGAAGAAATACAGAGGATGGAGAAGCTATCGATGTCAATCGTGGAGTTCGCCGAGAACTTCCAGTTCCCGGCGACGGAGACTGAGGAGTTGGCAGCGCAGGTGGAGGAACTGGCGGAGATATGCGAGAGGATGGAGCAGGGGGTGGTGCCGTTGCAGCAGCAGGTGAGGGAAGTGTTTCATCGGATTGTCAGGAGCAGGACGGAGGTTCTGGACGTGATCGACCAAGTCGGAAAATTGTCGTCGCCGGTTCCCTATTGA
- the LOC127813408 gene encoding transcription factor MYB86, translated as MGHHSCCNQQKVKRGLWSPEEDEKLIRYITTHGYGCWSEVPEKAGLQRCGKSCRLRWINYLRPDIRRGRFSPEEEKLIISLHGAVGNRWAHIASHLPGRTDNEIKNYWNSWIKKKIRKTTTTQTSNKPTTDQHSQFGYTSNQVDFLNQDLVTKRPLQDTLFSSPSPLFMFDTGPVGLEGIGTDGNERPGELFQESMGLNSEVVAWHMNQQEVPAVLPLASFSGGMDSNYLPPLIESNEGMAAMEVQPCSINGEREMGLELNEWVESQQCASFLFWDQPEGPVLGGEEIAPASSNMGTMLSPYPSSL; from the exons ATGGGTCACCACTCTTGCTGCAATCAACAGAAGGTCAAGAGAGGCCTTTGGTCGCCTGAGGAAGACGAAAAGCTCATCAGATACATCACCACCCACGGCTATGGCTGCTGGAGTGAAGTCCCTGAGAAAGCTG GGTTGCAGAGATGTGGCAAGAGCTGCCGCTTGAGATGGATCAACTACTTGAGACCTGACATAAGAAGAGGGAGGTTTTCCCCTGAAGAAGAGAAGCTGATCATCAGCCTTCATGGAGCTGTTGGCAACAG ATGGGCTCACATAGCGAGTCACCTGCCGGGAAGAACAGACAATGAGATCAAGAACTACTGGAATTCATggatcaagaagaagataagaaagaCTACAACGACCCAAACCTCCAATAAACCTACCACTGATCAACATTCTCAATTCGGCTACACTTCAAATCAAGTAGATTTCTTAAACCAAGATTTGGTAACAAAGAGGCCCCTCCAAGACACATTGTTCTCTTCTCCCAGCCCTTTGTTCATGTTCGACACCGGCCCGGTGGGGCTCGAGGGGATTGGCACCGATGGCAATGAGAGACCAGGAGAGCTTTTCCAAGAATCCATGGGATTGAATTCTGAGGTTGTAGCTTGGCATATGAACCAGCAGGAGGTTCCAGCAGTTCTCCCTTTGGCCTCTTTCAGCGGCGGCATGGACTCCAATTACTTGCCGCCATTGATAGAGAGCAATGAGGGCATGGCGGCCATGGAAGTGCAGCCTTGCAGCATCAATGGGGAAAGGGAGATGGGGCTGGAATTGAATGAATGGGTTGAATCCCAACAATGTGCAAGTTTTCTATTCTGGGATCAACCCGAAGGACCCGTGCTTGGCGGAGAGGAAATTGCACCAGCTTCATCAAACATGGGAACCATGCTATCCCCCTATCCTTCTTCTTTGTGA